In Spodoptera frugiperda isolate SF20-4 chromosome 12, AGI-APGP_CSIRO_Sfru_2.0, whole genome shotgun sequence, a single window of DNA contains:
- the LOC118262748 gene encoding protein ECT2 isoform X4, giving the protein MDELSKGMTQTGNTATTDKIQENDDGSSTSVVYVNETCLECERVRAACERLGTVAVAPSPEALPPAQQTAAPPSYVITSPFEGDLFDTAHRAKYRVLGPTAVLQLSERDEPPPATARPLYSLAMRGAVICFSGFRKKDELTYLITLIHYMGGSIRKDMSSKVTHLIAAAATGDKYRYASGFGLPVLARSWVDACWERRDDPACLATDDDIIKEHKLKVFAGARVCFVGFPEDETQHMAEVLASNGGGTCQLDDPDCTHVVMANGETFGRSLILSPHPSTPNSAKPSRATPNRSQSTPKSSLYRRLSARLSGRRASPTKHANDMSHDDREQRLHIARNSIRDKQAKAVSKDQTDDSTFSISLVGKSFTDDLYSNFENNKSPQHVERAEMRKYTVSDKENNKNLSQLVHGSDKVNSKDKREVFRNKSMNVFNLVDCLTEAGSLHSSLTKSLCDLDAKDEPVFLLASSTGGKELQQSTTTISSGKKRSRNSTDSNFQVSTVDANLSPDKCEESNWKSIKRLKIKDSFKFKNRPTIFKRTKKDSVSKTTGEIVVEPVSPDSVKPTDPAGEFIASTSSPIKEDDNTSICSMNTSKQSGFFDISFASIRSSKTVKSASKLRRSVKSFTASFRSERKKKYEKRAERNTVEVDASHLPSDLKNISTPKQTFDGMNLDISPVQVDTVDSTGLVTPIRNRVADADELDDSTVFKTPQSVWLRTHRHSICGGSELRLSSAPSVASASPCLSRCAAPTSLLPLVSLAPPSSCSARDQPPPASTPPIRDAHAISQCHGISLPVVDEHNIPVAPDCSTRVHVVKAEWFWASVQNEEAQDERDYLFKDYLDEVSRRSSVGGACAGVTAEEAAAATPSTEAGATPSHLQRLRKRKLRGGESALHKRRSSVGDAVLLSLSGNLLDCTPSPDGKQLLEESEVPDTVVRKLLSPRQQVFMELLQTESNYVGILHTIVTMFKQPLEEMTEDDNSNGKNQALLNNTELKIIFGNLPPIYELHQRMLEELRYAQAHWSEETSIGRLVLRYTPDMVKAYPPFVNFFENTKEMLQQCDRENPRFHAFLKICQTKPECGRQSLQELLIRPVQRLPSISLLLDDILKHTHKNNPDHGALVQALAGLREVMSHINEDKRKTEGQLQMFDIYNDIDQCPAHLVSSHRSFVSRCEVVELSKELSGRGDHLVLFLFTDTMEVCKKRSKAFNSKSPTNGTGTMRIGSSKPYRHISLMPLSTVKRVVDIREAEDCHNVFALMCRNNQELKEKLFSFMITDETVDKSHFLRQLCRQMANTVCKADADKFLACLESHQLDIDTSELALSTLSKVSKFAARTRIKVGRAFSFNKTPSKLKRAMSSMISPFGSTSNLTPASQLAQMRLASCNNINEMGTSGGGAGGGGEVLVAPLSVQPTRKAAPGAALRRF; this is encoded by the exons ATGGACGAATTGTCTAAGGGCATGACACAAACAGGAAACACCGCTACAACTGACAAAATTCAAGAAAATGATGATG GCTCGTCGACTTCAGTAGTATACGTGAATGAAACGTGTTTGGAGTGTGAAAGGGTGCGGGCGGCGTGCGAGCGGCTGGGCACGGTGGCGGTCGCTCCAAGCCCAGAAGCCCTACCACCAGCTCAGCAGACCGCTGCTCCGCCTTCTTACGTTATCACTTCACCATTCGAAGGCGACCTCTTTGACACTGCACATAGAGCAAAATACAG GGTGCTAGGACCTACAGCGGTCCTACAGTTGTCGGAGCGCGATGAGCCACCACCAGCGACCGCACGTCCCCTCTATTCGCTGGCGATGCGCGGCGCTGTTATATGTTTCTCAGGATTCCGGAAGAAGGATGAACTT ACGTACCTGATAACCCTGATCCACTACATGGGCGGGTCGATCCGCAAGGACATGTCGAGTAAAGTGACGCACCTGATCGCGGCCGCGGCGACGGGTGACAAGTACCGATATGCGTCCGGCTTCGGCCTGCCCGTGCTGGCGCGGTCCTGGGTCGACGCCTGCTGGGAGCGGCGCGACGACCCCGCCTGCCTCGCCACTGATGATGACATCATC AAAGAACACAAACTAAAAGTGTTTGCCGGCGCTCGCGTCTGCTTCGTGGGTTTCCCTGAGGATGAAACTCAACACATGGCCGAGGTGCTGGCCAGCAATGGCGGCGGCACCTGCCAGCTTGACGACCCCGACTGTACGCACGTT GTAATGGCCAATGGGGAGACTTTCGGTCGTTCGCTTATCCTATCACCCCATCCGAGTACACCTAACTCAGCGAAACCATCCCGCGCCACTCCTAATCGTTCCCAGTCCACTCCTAAGAGCTCACTTTACCGCAGACTGTCGGCGCGGTTGTCGGGCCGCCGCGCTAGTCCCACCAAGCATGCCAATGATATGTCCCACGATGACAGAGAGCAGCGCTTGCACATAGCGCGAAACAGTATCAGAGACAAACAAGCCAAAGCTGTTAGCAAAGATCAAACAGATGACAGTACATTCAGTATTAGTTTAGTAGGAAAATCATTTACCGATGATTTGTACTccaattttgaaaacaataagaGCCCTCAGCACGTTGAACGTGCAGAAATGCGAAAATACACTGTAAgtgataaagaaaataacaaaaacctaTCTCAGCTTGTACACGGGTCGGATAAAGTTAACTCTAAGGATAAGAGAGaagtatttagaaataaatccaTGAATGTTTTCAACTTAGTTGACTGCCTTACTGAAGCCGGGTCCTTACACTCCTCGTTAACGAAAAGTTTATGTGACCTCGACGCTAAAGATGAACCAGTTTTTTTGCTGGCCAGTTCAACTGGTGGCAAAGAGTTACAACAGTCTACAACCACTATTTCGTCTGGCAAGAAAAGAAGTCGTAATTCTACTGACTCTAATTTTCAAGTTAGCACAGTTGACGCAAATCTGTCGCCTGACAAATGTGAAGAGAGTAACTGGAAATCTAtcaaaagattaaaaataaaagactcCTTCAAGTTTAAAAATAGGCCCACTATATTTAAAAGGACAAAAAAAGATTCAGTGTCTAAGACCACTGGCGAAATCGTGGTGGAGCCAGTGAGTCCAGACAGTGTTAAACCGACTGATCCTGCTGGAGAATTCATAGCTTCAACGTCTTCACCGATTAAAGAAGATGATAACACTTCTATTTGTTCCATGAACACAAGTAAGCAATCCGGGTTTTTCGACATATCATTTGCTTCAATAAGAAGTTCTAAAACGGTGAAATCAGCTTCCAAATTACGACGGAGTGTGAAATCATTTACAGCTTCGTTTAGAAGTGAAAGAAAAAAGAAGTACGAAAAGCGAGCAGAGCGTAATACTGTAGAAGTAGACGCGagccacttaccatcagatctAAAGAACATTTCGACACCGAAGCAAACTTTCGATGGAATGAATTTAGATATTTCTCCAGTTCAGGTAGACACTGTAGACAGCACAGGCCTAGTCACTCCTATTAGGAATCGAGTAGCTGATGCGGACGAACTTGATGATTCGACAGTATTTAAAACTCCCCAAAGTGTGTGGCTACGAACTCATCGACACTCGATCTGCGGCGGCTCCGAGCTACGCCTGAGTAGCGCTCCGAGTGTAGCTTCAGCGTCACCATGCCTCAGCCGTTGCGCTGCGCCCACCTCACTACTCCCCCTCGTCTCCCTCGCCCCGCCCTCTTCCTGCTCCGCCCGCGACCAGCCGCCGCCCGCCTCGACGCCCCCCATCCGTGACGCCCACGCCATATCGCAATGCCATGGAATATCGCTGCCG GTTGTCGACGAGCACAATATACCGGTCGCACCGGATTGTTCGACACGGGTACACGTCGTCAAAGCTGAATGGTTCTGGGCTTCTGTGCAAAATGAGGAGGCACAAGATGAACGAGATTATCTTTTCAAAGAC TATCTAGATGAGGTTTCGCGGCGGTCGTCAGTGGGCGGAGCGTGCGCAGGCGTGACGGCTGAGGAGGCGGCGGCGGCCACGCCTAGCACGGAGGCGGGCGCCACGCCCTCGCACCTGCAGCGCCTGCGCAAGCGCAAGCTGCGCGGTGGAGAATCGGCGCTGCACAAGCGCCGCTCGTCTGTGGGCGACGCCGTGTTGCTGAGTCTGTCTGGGAATCTGCTCGACTGCACTCCCTCGCCCGACGGCAAGCAGCTACTAGAGG AATCCGAAGTTCCCGACACGGTTGTGAGGAAATTGTTATCACCGCGGCAGCAGGTGTTCATGGAGCTGTTGCAAACAGAATCCAACTATGTTGGAATATTGCATACTATAGTTACG atGTTTAAGCAACCGTTGGAGGAGATGACTGAGGACGACAATAGTAATGGAAAAAATCAAGCATTGCTCAATAATACTGaactaaaaattatatttggAAACTTACCGCCTATTTATGAATTACATCA GCGAATGTTAGAAGAGTTACGTTATGCGCAAGCGCACTGGAGCGAGGAGACAAGCATTGGACGACTAGTCCTGCGCTACACGCCTGACATGGTGAAGGCATACCCGCCCTTTGTTAACTTTTTTGAAAATACCAAGGAGATGCTGCAACAGTGCGACCGTGAGAACCCAAG ATTTCATGCATTCCTGAAAATCTGTCAAACAAAGCCAGAGTGTGGCAGACAAAGTTTACAGGAGCTATTAATAAGACCAGTGCAGCGGTTACCTAGTATAAGTTTATTACTCGATG ACATATTAAAGCACACACACAAGAACAACCCGGACCACGGCGCGCTGGTGCAGGCGCTGGCCGGGCTGCGCGAGGTCATGTCGCACATCAACGAGGACAAGCGCAAGACTGAGGGACAGTTGCAGATGTTTGACATCTACAACGACATCGACCAGTGCCCG GCTCACTTAGTCTCATCTCACCGGTCGTTCGTATCACGTTGCGAAGTAGTGGAGTTATCTAAAGAACTGTCTGGCAGAGGAGACCATCTCGTGCTATTTCTATTCACGGATACCATGGAAGTCTGCAAGAAAAGATCCAAA GCTTTTAATAGTAAAAGTCCTACAAATGGCACAGGCACCATGCGGATAGGCTCAAGCAAGCCTTATAGGCATATATCGTTAATGCCCCTCAGTACAGTGAAACGTGTCGTCGATATACGGGAAGCTGAAG ATTGCCACAACGTATTTGCGCTAATGTGCCGCAATAATCAAGAACTCAAAGAAAAGTTGTTCTCTTTCATGATAACTGATGAAACCGTAGACAAGTCCCATTTTCTTCGACAACTTTGCAGGCAAATGGCAAACACCGTCTGCAAAGCTGATgct GACAAATTCCTAGCGTGTCTAGAGTCGCACCAACTCGATATCGACACGAGCGAGCTTGCACTGAGCACTCTATCGAAAGTGTCAAAGTTTGCAGCGCGCACGAGAATAAAg GTGGGTCGTGCGTTTTCGTTCAACAAAACGCCCTCGAAACTGAAGCGTGCGATGTCGTCGATGATCTCGCCGTTCGGGTCCACCTCCAATCTCACACCCGCTTCGCAGCTCGCACAGATGAGACTCGCCAGCTGTAATAACATCAAC GAGATGGGCacgagcggcggcggcgcgggcggcggcggcgaggtGCTGGTGGCGCCGCTGTCGGTGCAGCCGACGCGCAAGGCCGCGCCGGGCGCCGCACTGCGCCGGTTCtga